The following coding sequences lie in one Spirosoma sp. KUDC1026 genomic window:
- a CDS encoding glycoside hydrolase family 88 protein yields MRLYRFVSFFLLFATSALRAQPQPTAAGVLEAIQRVNDHWQTTNPTHGRAFWDNAAYHTGNMEAYFLTKNDAYRAYSEAWAEHNEWKGAKSDDKASWKYSYGETDDYVLFGDWQICFQTYIDLYTLKPVPERITRAKEVMSYEMSTDRNDYWWWADGLYMVMPVMTKLYKLTGDKQYLEKLHEYFTYANSIMYDRDAKLYYRDAKYVYPKHKSANGQKDFWARGDGWVFAGLAKVLNDLPKNDPHHAEYVAKFTGMAEAILPAQQADGYWTRSMLDPAHAPGPETSGTAFFTYGLLWGINNGYLDKKTYLPAAQKGWTYLSTVALQSDGAVGYVQPIGEKAIPGQVVNAKSTTNFGVGAFLLAGCEMYRFLEKKGVSKRK; encoded by the coding sequence ATGCGGTTGTACCGTTTTGTTAGCTTTTTTCTGCTATTCGCTACGTCTGCCTTACGAGCGCAGCCCCAGCCAACGGCGGCTGGGGTGCTGGAAGCGATTCAGCGCGTCAACGACCACTGGCAGACCACCAATCCCACCCACGGACGAGCGTTCTGGGACAACGCGGCTTACCATACGGGCAATATGGAAGCGTATTTTCTGACCAAAAACGACGCGTACCGGGCGTACTCTGAAGCCTGGGCCGAGCACAACGAGTGGAAGGGCGCTAAGTCCGATGATAAAGCCAGTTGGAAATACTCGTACGGCGAAACCGACGATTACGTCCTGTTTGGCGACTGGCAGATCTGCTTCCAGACCTACATCGACCTCTATACCCTCAAGCCGGTGCCCGAACGAATTACCCGCGCTAAAGAGGTGATGAGCTACGAGATGAGCACTGACCGGAACGACTACTGGTGGTGGGCGGATGGTCTGTATATGGTGATGCCGGTCATGACCAAACTTTATAAACTAACCGGCGACAAGCAGTACCTGGAGAAGCTACACGAGTACTTCACCTACGCCAACAGCATTATGTACGATCGTGATGCGAAGCTGTACTATCGCGACGCCAAGTATGTCTATCCGAAACACAAGAGCGCGAATGGTCAGAAGGATTTCTGGGCGCGGGGCGATGGCTGGGTGTTTGCCGGGCTAGCCAAAGTGCTAAACGACCTACCCAAGAACGACCCGCACCACGCCGAGTACGTAGCAAAATTTACCGGCATGGCCGAAGCGATCCTACCCGCCCAGCAGGCTGACGGCTACTGGACTCGGAGCATGCTCGATCCGGCCCACGCCCCCGGCCCGGAAACCAGCGGTACGGCCTTCTTTACCTATGGCCTGCTGTGGGGCATCAACAACGGCTACCTCGACAAGAAAACGTACCTGCCTGCTGCTCAGAAAGGCTGGACCTACCTGTCGACCGTAGCGTTGCAATCCGACGGAGCGGTGGGCTACGTACAGCCCATCGGCGAAAAGGCCATTCCGGGGCAGGTCGTCAACGCCAAATCAACGACTAATTTTGGCGTCGGCGCCTTTTTGCTCGCTGGCTGCGAGATGTACCGTTTTTTGGAGAAAAAGGGCGTGAGCAAGCGGAAATAA
- a CDS encoding DUF2264 domain-containing protein produces the protein MKRISLRLLGIGLLLGLSTGTGFAQKKKTSQKPPASAVSDRQFWLAEMDKMVRPVMSSLAHDSLRIVMPTVVSKRVDNKEHRIQVQYVEVLGRVLSGIAPWLQGEGGSAEEVALRNQYRQWAIQGVHHALDSTAKDYMRFDLGGQQLVDASFIALAFTRAPWLWEHLSKPDRALLIRAVKSTRQFKPGFSNWLLFSAMNEAFFARYGYEWDPMRVDYALQQLEQWYVGDGMYSDGPSYAFDYYNSYVIHPFLTAITEIIGKKTNAYTSMIDKINKRNDRYAVIQERLINTDGTYPATGRSIVYRGAVFQHLADMAWRKTLPEQLTPAQVRCALTAVIKKTLESPSTYQNGWLTIGLHGSQPDLADVYNNQGSLYIATNIFLPLGLPASDPFWADAPAKWSAQKIWGGDDFPHDHSVNLR, from the coding sequence ATGAAACGAATCAGTTTACGCCTGCTGGGCATCGGCCTTCTCCTCGGTCTATCGACCGGGACTGGCTTTGCTCAGAAGAAAAAAACGTCCCAAAAGCCCCCCGCTTCTGCTGTTTCCGACCGGCAGTTCTGGCTGGCCGAGATGGACAAGATGGTCAGACCAGTGATGTCAAGTCTTGCCCACGACAGCCTGCGTATTGTGATGCCGACAGTGGTCTCCAAGCGAGTTGACAACAAAGAGCACCGGATACAGGTCCAGTACGTCGAGGTACTGGGGCGGGTACTGAGTGGTATTGCCCCCTGGCTGCAGGGCGAAGGCGGCAGCGCAGAGGAAGTAGCCCTGCGAAATCAGTATCGGCAGTGGGCAATTCAAGGGGTACACCACGCGCTGGACTCAACGGCGAAGGATTATATGCGCTTTGATCTGGGAGGTCAACAGCTCGTCGATGCGTCGTTCATTGCGCTCGCATTTACCCGCGCCCCCTGGCTGTGGGAACACCTGAGCAAACCAGATCGGGCGCTGCTGATCAGGGCAGTCAAAAGTACTCGCCAGTTCAAGCCTGGTTTTTCGAACTGGCTGTTGTTCTCAGCCATGAACGAAGCGTTTTTTGCCAGATACGGCTACGAGTGGGACCCCATGCGGGTGGACTATGCGCTCCAGCAACTGGAACAGTGGTATGTAGGCGATGGTATGTATTCGGATGGGCCGTCGTACGCCTTCGATTATTATAACAGCTACGTCATCCACCCCTTCCTGACCGCCATTACGGAGATTATTGGCAAGAAGACGAATGCCTACACCAGCATGATCGACAAGATCAACAAGCGAAACGACCGCTACGCCGTCATTCAGGAGCGGCTTATCAATACCGATGGTACGTATCCTGCCACAGGCCGTTCCATCGTCTACCGGGGCGCTGTTTTTCAGCACCTGGCCGATATGGCCTGGCGGAAAACGCTGCCCGAGCAACTAACTCCCGCGCAGGTGCGCTGCGCCCTGACGGCGGTGATAAAAAAGACGCTGGAAAGCCCGTCTACGTACCAGAACGGCTGGCTCACCATTGGGCTGCACGGGTCGCAGCCCGATCTGGCCGATGTGTATAACAACCAGGGTAGTTTGTATATTGCCACGAACATCTTTCTGCCGCTCGGCCTCCCGGCCTCCGATCCGTTCTGGGCCGATGCGCCAGCGAAGTGGAGTG
- a CDS encoding RagB/SusD family nutrient uptake outer membrane protein → MKTYLKIALSVSVLATATACKDTFLEEKPFSAYTPLTLNDSLGFEASLVGLYNHTSTYFSWSSRQGWPSVWQVGTDVANATANQEGVEIPYYNYAQLTPTDGAAARTWDRNYIMINLTNTIINGAEAPTLTGISAGGKARISAEAKFFRGYAYNNLATCFGGVPLITQALTGPKTDFVRAPLADVDKQIVDDLTFAVANLPDIESVKSNSKGKLYGRANKFMAMQLLAEAYLRMGKPDLAETQLQSIISSGRFKLIKNRYGLRSGGAGDYYSDMFVYGNQRRVQGNTEAIWVLEQENPATVVGGITDNPQQRRVWGAAYHNVQGMALSDSTGGRALGRLRLSNWVLYSLYKQGDIRNSQYSIRRRYVYNDPTKPATYGKPVPYAGTDTLFNIAPHTTKWYQFDPNDTFGYAMIKDFILMRLGETYLLLAEAQFKQGKLEAAATSINALRERAFPAYPTVGKVAASDMTLDFILDERVRELIGEENRRMTLMRTKTLVDRAVRLNSNSAVNPLRGLTSTHLLLPIPLNEIQLNKDAVLAQNPGY, encoded by the coding sequence ATGAAAACATACTTAAAAATAGCCTTATCCGTCTCGGTCCTGGCCACGGCTACGGCCTGCAAGGATACCTTTCTGGAAGAAAAACCGTTCTCGGCCTATACCCCCCTGACCCTGAACGACTCGCTGGGTTTCGAAGCGTCGCTGGTCGGCCTGTACAACCACACCAGTACGTATTTCTCCTGGTCGTCCCGCCAGGGCTGGCCCAGCGTCTGGCAGGTAGGTACCGACGTAGCTAACGCCACGGCGAACCAGGAAGGTGTCGAGATTCCATATTACAACTACGCCCAGCTGACCCCGACCGATGGGGCAGCGGCCCGCACCTGGGACCGGAATTACATTATGATCAACCTCACTAACACGATCATCAATGGAGCCGAAGCACCAACGCTCACGGGGATCAGCGCGGGGGGTAAAGCCCGTATTAGCGCCGAAGCCAAATTCTTCCGGGGTTACGCGTACAATAATCTGGCAACCTGCTTTGGTGGAGTCCCTCTGATTACGCAGGCGCTCACGGGGCCTAAGACGGACTTCGTACGGGCTCCGCTGGCCGACGTAGACAAGCAGATCGTCGACGACCTGACATTTGCCGTGGCGAATCTGCCTGACATCGAAAGCGTAAAGTCGAACTCGAAAGGGAAACTCTACGGCCGGGCCAACAAATTCATGGCTATGCAATTGCTGGCTGAAGCCTACCTGCGCATGGGCAAGCCCGACCTGGCCGAAACCCAGCTGCAGAGCATCATCAGCAGCGGGCGCTTCAAGCTGATTAAGAATCGCTATGGTCTCCGGTCCGGTGGCGCAGGCGACTACTACTCGGATATGTTCGTCTACGGCAACCAGCGCCGGGTGCAGGGCAATACCGAAGCCATCTGGGTGCTGGAGCAGGAAAACCCCGCGACGGTCGTGGGTGGTATTACCGACAACCCTCAGCAACGCCGGGTGTGGGGCGCGGCTTACCACAACGTACAGGGTATGGCGCTCTCCGATTCAACGGGCGGCCGGGCGCTGGGCCGGTTACGGCTAAGCAACTGGGTACTGTATAGTCTCTACAAGCAGGGCGACATTCGCAATTCGCAGTATAGCATCCGCCGTCGTTACGTCTACAACGATCCAACGAAGCCGGCCACGTACGGCAAACCGGTTCCGTACGCGGGCACCGATACGTTGTTCAACATTGCTCCGCACACGACCAAGTGGTACCAGTTTGACCCCAACGATACGTTCGGCTACGCCATGATCAAAGATTTTATCCTGATGCGACTGGGCGAAACCTACCTTCTGCTGGCCGAAGCACAGTTCAAGCAGGGCAAACTGGAAGCGGCTGCCACGAGCATCAACGCCCTCCGCGAACGGGCCTTCCCGGCTTACCCAACGGTGGGCAAAGTAGCCGCGTCGGATATGACGCTGGATTTCATTCTGGACGAGCGGGTACGCGAACTGATTGGCGAAGAAAACCGGCGAATGACGCTCATGCGCACCAAAACGCTGGTCGACCGGGCAGTCCGGCTCAACAGCAACAGCGCCGTTAACCCGCTGCGGGGACTGACCAGCACGCACCTGCTGCTGCCGATTCCGCTCAACGAAATTCAGTTGAACAAAGACGCCGTCCTGGCGCAGAATCCGGGATACTAG
- a CDS encoding glycoside hydrolase family 43 protein produces MNILRSTCFSLLLGLGSLTVQAQSTTGKQTKFTPGERWYDQNGALINAHGGGLLYQNETYYWFGEKRGQSASEGINVYSSKDLYNWKAEGMALAKSTDPQSEIAVGGLMERPKVIYNPKTKQYVMWFHLELPGQGYKAARAGVAVSDKVTGPYRYVNSFRPNGHMSRDMTLFVDDDGSAYHIYSARENYDLRITKLTDDYLSASQADTLLFSKHQEAPALFKKDGQYYMITSGCTGWAPNQASMHVAQSLFGPWKPVGDPMQGPLADKTFGGQSTYIQPVQGKKDAFIFIADKWNPKDLKDSRYLWLPITFENNQPVVKWVNSWNLNQWNN; encoded by the coding sequence ATGAACATCTTACGCTCAACCTGTTTTAGTCTGTTGCTCGGCCTTGGATCACTGACGGTCCAGGCCCAGTCGACAACCGGCAAACAAACAAAATTCACGCCCGGCGAACGCTGGTACGACCAGAATGGCGCCCTCATCAACGCTCACGGCGGGGGACTGCTGTACCAGAACGAAACCTACTACTGGTTCGGGGAGAAGCGGGGGCAGTCGGCCTCCGAGGGCATCAACGTTTACTCATCTAAAGATCTCTACAACTGGAAGGCCGAAGGCATGGCGCTGGCCAAATCGACGGATCCACAGAGTGAAATTGCCGTGGGCGGTCTAATGGAACGGCCGAAGGTGATTTACAACCCGAAGACGAAGCAATACGTCATGTGGTTTCACCTCGAACTGCCGGGGCAGGGCTACAAAGCCGCCCGCGCCGGGGTGGCCGTCAGTGATAAGGTAACCGGGCCATACCGCTATGTCAATAGCTTCCGGCCCAACGGCCACATGTCGCGGGACATGACCCTGTTTGTGGACGACGACGGTTCGGCGTATCACATCTACTCGGCCCGCGAGAACTACGACCTGCGCATCACCAAACTCACTGACGATTACCTGTCTGCCAGCCAGGCCGATACGCTCCTGTTCAGCAAACACCAGGAAGCACCGGCCCTCTTCAAGAAAGACGGGCAATACTACATGATTACCAGTGGCTGTACCGGCTGGGCTCCCAACCAGGCCAGTATGCACGTAGCGCAGTCGCTGTTCGGCCCCTGGAAACCAGTCGGCGATCCAATGCAGGGCCCACTAGCCGATAAGACCTTTGGCGGTCAGTCGACTTACATTCAGCCGGTTCAGGGCAAGAAAGACGCATTTATCTTTATTGCCGACAAGTGGAACCCAAAAGATTTGAAAGACAGCCGGTATCTGTGGCTGCCCATCACCTTTGAGAATAATCAGCCCGTAGTGAAATGGGTAAATTCGTGGAACCTGAATCAATGGAACAACTAA
- a CDS encoding family 16 glycosylhydrolase has protein sequence MAFFRLLVANVFVLSVVAIPGHSQSVRSGGKAPNPESDTTWKLVWSDEFTKPGAPDPKNWQFEKGFARNHEDQWYQADNARCANGLLTIEARREQKPNPTYQAGSSDWRTQRKTIEYTSASLNTKGLHQWQYGRFEMRGRIDISPGMWPAFWTLGVAGEWPSNGEIDIMEYYRNDLLANVAWGTNQRYKAEWRTTKKPVTSFNDPDWASKFHVWRMDWDETGIRLYVDDQLLNSVSLQETINQDGTSINPFKQPHYVLLNLALGGDNGGDPSKTTFPRRFEIDYVRVYQR, from the coding sequence ATGGCTTTTTTTCGTCTTCTCGTCGCCAACGTATTCGTCCTGAGTGTAGTGGCCATTCCTGGTCACAGCCAATCGGTTCGATCGGGCGGCAAAGCACCCAATCCCGAATCGGACACCACCTGGAAACTGGTCTGGTCCGACGAATTTACCAAACCGGGGGCGCCTGATCCGAAGAACTGGCAGTTTGAAAAAGGTTTCGCCCGGAATCACGAAGATCAGTGGTACCAGGCCGATAACGCCCGCTGTGCCAACGGCTTACTCACAATCGAAGCGCGTCGCGAACAGAAGCCTAACCCAACGTATCAGGCCGGCAGCAGCGACTGGCGTACGCAGCGCAAAACAATTGAGTACACCTCGGCCAGCCTGAACACGAAGGGACTGCACCAGTGGCAGTACGGTCGATTCGAAATGCGGGGCCGGATCGACATCAGCCCCGGCATGTGGCCCGCTTTCTGGACACTGGGCGTAGCGGGCGAGTGGCCATCGAACGGGGAAATTGACATCATGGAGTACTACCGAAACGACCTGCTCGCTAACGTGGCCTGGGGCACCAATCAACGCTACAAAGCGGAGTGGCGCACGACGAAGAAACCGGTTACGTCCTTCAACGACCCCGACTGGGCCAGTAAATTCCACGTCTGGCGGATGGACTGGGACGAAACGGGCATTCGCCTGTACGTTGATGACCAGCTGCTGAACAGCGTATCGTTGCAGGAAACCATCAACCAGGACGGTACCAGCATCAACCCGTTTAAACAACCGCATTACGTCCTGCTCAACCTGGCCCTGGGTGGCGACAACGGCGGTGACCCCAGTAAAACTACGTTTCCCCGGCGTTTCGAAATCGACTATGTCCGGGTCTATCAACGGTAA
- a CDS encoding SusC/RagA family TonB-linked outer membrane protein, producing MNMKWLLVCGTLLPLHGVFAVSLRPDGNPARSPLAVRATTASLAVTAPAVISVTGKVTDEKGGALPGASVALKGTSIGTNTDANGGYTIRIPDGTKDPVLIFSYIGYQLQEVALGNQTTVNVQLQGDSKSLNEVVVVGYGTQKRSDITGAVASVPKARLSQLPVTNVLQAIQGSVAGVNITQSSSVPGAAPSTVIRGQNSINANSGPYVIVDGIPLSKTGGSLSDINPNDIESMEILKDASAVAIYGTNGANGVILVTTKRGSTGKPTIRYNNYVGVENFAHILRPRNGEEYVQKYKDWLTQTGQKLVNPVPNYNELANYNAGITTDWLKEATQTGILQDHNLSISGGGPNVRYFVSGEILDQKGVIKGYQYKRASFRSNLDINVTDYLTIGTSLFIANNNRDGGRANLLNATAMSPYGQEYNADGTYTIYPMFPEQLYTNPMLGLTTDRIDRSTNLNGNGYLELKLPNKLSGLKYRMNIGYSFIPARTASYTGRAANDLLGTANTFFSETNSFTLENILSYAKDFGKHHIDLTGLYSAQQRRYNTSTANAVGFVNDQLSFNNLGAGATQTSNSYADRYALNSQMGRINYSYNSRYLFTVTARRDGSSVFGSNTSKYGLFPSAAIGWNISNEAFMKDIPAVTNLKLRLSYGKSGNEAISVYRTITTNNVGRSPFNGVSTIGAFPGNLGNNNLQWETTLSKNVGLDFGFFSNRINGSIDVYQNRTKGLLLLRSLPIITGYYNVYDNLGETSNTGVEVTLNTRNVARGDFGWESTVVFASNRNRILDLYGDKKDDLGNRWFIGQPISVIYDYKLAGVWQNGESAAAQDPGSVAGDLKFADLNGDGKITPDGDRMILGQTAPKWTGGLTNTFHYKNINLSVFIQTVQGVTRNNADLTYADETGKRNTPVDVGYWTAENMSNTRPSLAYKNPRGYGYASDASFTRIKDVTLSYVLAPKLLDKLGLGSLTVYVSGRNLYTFTNWIGWDPEAVQQSRGTGDWTNNYPLTRSFVGGLNISLR from the coding sequence ATGAACATGAAATGGCTACTCGTTTGCGGCACGCTACTCCCCCTCCACGGAGTTTTTGCGGTGTCACTTCGGCCGGATGGTAATCCAGCTCGTTCACCCCTTGCTGTCCGCGCAACTACGGCATCGCTGGCAGTCACCGCTCCGGCCGTCATCTCCGTTACCGGGAAAGTGACTGACGAAAAAGGAGGTGCGCTGCCCGGGGCCAGCGTTGCACTTAAAGGTACGTCAATTGGTACCAATACTGATGCAAACGGGGGGTACACAATTCGCATTCCTGACGGCACCAAAGACCCCGTGCTGATCTTTTCGTACATCGGCTACCAGTTGCAGGAAGTTGCCCTTGGCAATCAGACCACGGTGAACGTTCAGCTCCAGGGTGACTCAAAATCCCTGAATGAGGTCGTTGTGGTTGGGTACGGTACGCAGAAACGCTCTGACATTACGGGCGCCGTGGCGTCGGTTCCCAAAGCCCGTTTGTCGCAGTTACCCGTCACGAACGTGTTGCAGGCCATACAGGGATCGGTGGCCGGGGTGAACATCACCCAGTCGTCGTCGGTACCGGGCGCAGCCCCCTCAACCGTCATCCGGGGACAAAACTCCATCAATGCGAACTCTGGCCCGTACGTCATCGTCGATGGAATTCCGCTGAGCAAAACCGGCGGTTCGCTGAGCGATATCAACCCCAATGACATCGAATCGATGGAAATTCTGAAAGACGCATCGGCGGTGGCTATTTACGGGACCAACGGCGCCAATGGGGTTATTCTGGTGACAACCAAGCGGGGCAGCACAGGCAAGCCCACCATCCGCTACAACAACTACGTCGGGGTGGAGAATTTTGCGCACATCCTGCGGCCCCGCAACGGCGAGGAGTACGTGCAGAAATACAAAGACTGGCTTACCCAGACCGGCCAGAAACTGGTCAATCCCGTACCCAACTACAACGAACTGGCGAACTACAACGCAGGTATCACGACCGACTGGCTCAAGGAAGCGACGCAGACCGGGATTCTGCAGGATCACAACCTGAGCATATCGGGCGGTGGTCCCAACGTACGCTATTTTGTCTCGGGTGAGATCCTCGATCAGAAGGGCGTTATCAAAGGATACCAGTACAAACGGGCCAGCTTCCGCTCAAACCTGGACATCAACGTAACGGATTACCTGACAATCGGCACCTCGCTCTTTATCGCCAACAACAACCGCGACGGGGGCCGGGCCAACTTGCTCAACGCCACGGCTATGAGTCCGTACGGGCAGGAGTACAACGCTGACGGCACGTACACCATCTACCCGATGTTCCCGGAGCAGCTCTACACCAACCCGATGCTGGGCCTCACGACCGACCGGATCGACCGCAGCACCAACCTGAACGGCAACGGCTACCTGGAGCTGAAACTGCCCAACAAACTGTCGGGGCTGAAATATCGTATGAACATCGGCTACTCGTTCATCCCTGCGCGCACTGCCAGCTACACCGGCCGGGCAGCCAACGATCTGCTGGGTACGGCCAATACGTTCTTCTCGGAAACGAACAGCTTTACACTGGAAAACATCCTGTCCTACGCCAAGGATTTCGGCAAGCACCACATCGACTTAACAGGTCTGTACAGCGCGCAGCAGCGGAGATACAACACCTCAACGGCGAACGCCGTAGGCTTCGTCAACGATCAGCTGTCGTTCAATAACCTGGGGGCCGGGGCTACCCAGACGAGTAACTCCTACGCTGACCGTTACGCCCTGAACTCGCAGATGGGCCGGATCAACTACTCCTACAACAGCCGCTATCTGTTTACGGTAACCGCCCGGCGCGATGGTTCGTCAGTATTCGGGTCCAATACGTCCAAGTATGGTCTGTTCCCATCGGCGGCTATCGGCTGGAATATCAGCAACGAAGCGTTCATGAAAGACATTCCGGCCGTTACGAATCTGAAGCTCCGGTTGTCGTACGGTAAGTCAGGAAACGAGGCCATCAGCGTCTACCGGACCATCACGACCAACAACGTAGGCCGCTCGCCCTTCAACGGCGTCAGCACCATTGGGGCATTCCCCGGCAATCTGGGCAACAACAATCTCCAGTGGGAAACAACGCTGAGCAAAAACGTTGGTCTTGACTTTGGCTTCTTCAGCAACCGCATCAACGGTAGCATCGACGTGTACCAGAACCGGACCAAAGGGCTGCTGCTGTTACGGAGCTTGCCGATCATCACAGGCTATTACAACGTGTACGACAACCTGGGCGAAACATCGAACACGGGGGTAGAAGTAACGCTGAACACGCGTAACGTAGCCCGTGGCGACTTCGGCTGGGAAAGCACCGTCGTTTTTGCGTCCAACCGTAACCGGATTCTGGACCTCTACGGCGACAAGAAAGACGACCTGGGGAACCGCTGGTTCATTGGTCAGCCGATCAGCGTGATCTACGATTACAAACTGGCGGGTGTGTGGCAGAACGGCGAGAGCGCAGCCGCGCAGGACCCCGGTTCGGTAGCCGGTGACCTGAAATTTGCTGATCTGAACGGCGACGGTAAGATCACACCCGACGGCGACCGGATGATCCTGGGCCAGACGGCACCGAAATGGACGGGTGGTCTGACCAACACGTTCCACTACAAGAACATCAACCTAAGCGTCTTTATTCAGACCGTACAGGGAGTGACCCGCAACAACGCCGACCTAACCTACGCCGACGAAACCGGCAAACGAAACACCCCTGTCGACGTGGGCTACTGGACCGCCGAAAACATGAGCAACACGCGTCCCTCACTGGCCTACAAAAACCCACGGGGCTACGGCTACGCATCGGATGCTAGCTTTACGCGCATTAAAGACGTAACGCTGAGCTACGTTCTGGCGCCCAAGCTACTGGACAAACTGGGGCTGGGCAGCCTGACCGTGTACGTCAGCGGCCGAAACCTGTACACGTTCACGAACTGGATTGGCTGGGATCCCGAAGCGGTGCAGCAATCTAGGGGTACGGGCGACTGGACAAACAACTACCCGCTCACCCGCTCCTTCGTCGGTGGCCTCAACATCAGCCTGCGCTAA